The following are encoded together in the Pedobacter sp. D749 genome:
- a CDS encoding acyltransferase — MENKTNLLATRPHFEILDGLRGIAAIVVVIYHFMEIAITDYNKNFLSHGFLAVDFFFCLSGFVIAYAYDTRAENIGLLQIFKLRLIRLHPLVVIGSILGLLTFLFDPFSDFYSVYGFGKTALLFLTSAFLIPYPVMPERYTNLFCLNAPAWSLFWEYIANIFYILILYKLNKKVLTAFALVGAASLIYIGVKVPNGNLGGGWGGQNFWDGGARVLYSFTAGMLVYRFNWIIKNKLGFLGMIILLLIAFLFPYRDAYNWITEPIIVLFYFPFLVALGAGAALNPASKNICKLSGEISYPLYMTHYPFVWVFLTYVAVVKPAMSTLWVVIPVSVLILIVLAYLIMRFVDIPLRKYLKTKFLL; from the coding sequence GTGGAGAACAAAACAAACTTATTAGCAACCCGGCCACATTTCGAAATTTTAGACGGATTGAGAGGCATAGCTGCCATTGTAGTGGTAATTTATCACTTTATGGAAATCGCCATTACCGATTATAACAAGAATTTTCTGTCGCATGGTTTCCTGGCCGTCGATTTCTTTTTCTGTTTATCGGGTTTTGTAATTGCATACGCTTACGATACACGTGCTGAAAATATCGGACTGTTGCAGATTTTTAAGTTAAGACTGATCCGTTTGCATCCCCTGGTCGTGATTGGCTCTATTTTAGGTTTGTTAACCTTTTTATTCGATCCTTTTAGCGATTTTTATAGTGTTTATGGTTTCGGTAAAACTGCTTTGTTATTTTTAACTTCAGCTTTCCTGATTCCTTATCCGGTGATGCCAGAGCGTTATACCAATCTATTCTGTTTAAATGCACCGGCATGGTCACTTTTTTGGGAATATATTGCGAATATCTTTTACATCCTCATACTTTACAAACTGAATAAAAAAGTATTGACTGCTTTTGCATTAGTTGGGGCGGCAAGCCTTATTTATATAGGTGTAAAGGTTCCCAACGGCAATTTAGGTGGTGGCTGGGGCGGACAAAACTTTTGGGATGGAGGAGCAAGAGTACTGTATTCATTTACAGCCGGAATGCTGGTTTACCGTTTCAATTGGATCATTAAAAATAAACTTGGTTTCCTGGGGATGATAATCCTCTTGCTTATAGCCTTCCTTTTTCCTTATAGGGATGCTTATAACTGGATTACCGAGCCGATCATTGTATTGTTTTACTTTCCGTTTTTGGTTGCATTAGGCGCCGGGGCAGCACTAAATCCTGCTTCAAAAAATATCTGCAAACTTTCTGGCGAAATATCGTATCCCTTGTATATGACACATTATCCGTTTGTTTGGGTGTTTTTAACTTATGTAGCCGTGGTTAAACCTGCAATGTCAACCTTGTGGGTAGTTATTCCGGTTTCGGTATTGATTTTAATCGTGCTGGCTTATCTCATTATGAGATTTGTAGATATTCCATTGCGTAAATATTTGAAAACCAAATTTTTGCTTTAA
- the thrS gene encoding threonine--tRNA ligase, translating to MINITLPDGSVRQYEKGTSAHQIALSISEGLARNVLAAEVNGEVWDSTRPIESDSSVKLLTWNDAAGKSTFWHSSAHLMAEALEALYPGTKFGIGPAIETGFYYDVDFGDREFSSDDFKAIETKMIELAKQKETFVRESVSKADAVKYFTEKGDEYKLDLIDGLEDGKITFYTQGSFTDLCRGPHIPNTGFVKAVKLMNVAGAYWRGDETKKQLTRIYGVTFPKASELTEYLLMIEEAKKRDHRKLGKELELFAFSEKVGMGLPLWLPKGTALRERLVNFLTKAQAKAGYEQVVTPHIGHKNLYVTSGHWEKYGKDSFQPIKTPQEGEEFFLKPMNCPHHCEIYKTKPRSYKDLPVRFAEFGTVYRYEQSGELHGLTRVRGFTQDDAHLFCMPEQVKEEFKKVIDLVLYVFKSLGFESYTAQISLRDPDNKSKYIGSDENWRLSENAIIEAAAEKGLNTVVEYGEAAFYGPKLDFMVKDALGRKWQLGTIQVDYNLPERFELEYTGSDNQKHRPVMIHRAPFGSLERFIAVLIEHCAGNFPLWLSPEQFIILPISEKYEEYAKKVLDELNNSDIRGLIDFRDEKIGRKIRDSEVKKIPYMLIIGDKEMAEGKVSVRKHGEGDLGEMTLEEFNNLLRKEITV from the coding sequence ATGATTAACATTACTTTACCTGACGGTTCTGTCCGTCAGTACGAAAAGGGCACTTCTGCCCATCAAATTGCATTGTCAATTTCTGAGGGCTTAGCCCGTAACGTATTAGCCGCTGAGGTTAATGGCGAGGTTTGGGATTCAACAAGACCAATCGAATCTGATTCATCAGTGAAATTGTTAACCTGGAATGATGCTGCCGGGAAATCAACTTTTTGGCACTCATCTGCCCACTTAATGGCTGAGGCTTTAGAAGCACTTTATCCAGGTACTAAATTTGGTATCGGTCCGGCAATTGAAACCGGTTTCTATTATGATGTAGACTTTGGCGACCGCGAATTTTCTTCGGATGATTTCAAAGCCATTGAAACCAAAATGATCGAACTGGCCAAACAAAAGGAAACTTTTGTACGCGAAAGTGTAAGCAAGGCTGATGCTGTAAAATACTTTACCGAAAAAGGCGATGAGTATAAATTGGACTTAATTGATGGCCTGGAAGATGGTAAAATTACTTTCTATACCCAGGGTTCATTTACCGATTTATGCCGTGGGCCACATATTCCGAATACTGGTTTTGTAAAAGCAGTAAAACTGATGAATGTGGCTGGCGCTTACTGGCGAGGTGATGAAACTAAAAAACAGTTAACCCGTATTTATGGGGTAACTTTCCCTAAGGCGAGCGAGCTTACTGAATATCTTTTGATGATTGAGGAAGCAAAAAAACGCGATCACCGTAAATTAGGAAAAGAGCTGGAATTGTTTGCTTTCTCTGAAAAAGTAGGGATGGGCTTGCCTTTATGGTTGCCTAAAGGAACTGCTTTGCGCGAACGTTTGGTTAACTTTTTAACCAAAGCACAGGCTAAAGCGGGTTATGAGCAAGTAGTAACTCCACATATTGGTCATAAAAACTTATATGTAACTTCCGGACACTGGGAGAAATATGGTAAAGATTCGTTCCAGCCAATTAAAACTCCACAGGAAGGAGAGGAGTTCTTCTTAAAACCGATGAACTGCCCGCACCACTGCGAGATTTACAAAACAAAACCGCGTTCTTACAAAGATCTTCCGGTTCGTTTTGCTGAGTTTGGTACAGTTTACCGTTATGAACAAAGTGGCGAATTACACGGTTTAACCCGCGTACGTGGCTTTACTCAAGATGATGCACACTTATTCTGCATGCCAGAGCAGGTTAAAGAAGAGTTTAAAAAAGTTATCGATTTAGTGCTTTATGTTTTTAAATCATTAGGTTTTGAAAGTTATACTGCTCAAATTTCGTTAAGAGATCCTGATAATAAATCTAAATACATTGGTTCTGACGAGAACTGGAGACTATCTGAGAATGCAATTATCGAAGCAGCTGCAGAAAAGGGCTTAAATACGGTTGTAGAATATGGCGAAGCCGCTTTCTATGGTCCTAAGCTCGATTTTATGGTAAAAGATGCTTTAGGTAGAAAATGGCAGTTGGGTACTATCCAGGTTGATTATAATCTGCCAGAGCGTTTCGAATTGGAATATACTGGTAGCGATAACCAAAAGCACAGACCGGTAATGATTCACCGTGCGCCATTTGGTTCATTAGAAAGATTTATTGCCGTTTTAATCGAACATTGTGCCGGAAACTTCCCGTTATGGTTAAGTCCGGAGCAATTTATTATTCTTCCTATTTCAGAAAAATATGAAGAATATGCAAAAAAAGTTTTAGATGAACTAAATAATTCCGATATTCGCGGGCTGATTGACTTTCGTGATGAGAAAATCGGTCGCAAAATACGCGATTCGGAAGTTAAAAAGATCCCATACATGCTCATTATCGGTGATAAAGAAATGGCAGAAGGAAAAGTTTCTGTCCGTAAACATGGTGAGGGAGATTTAGGCGAAATGACGTTGGAAGAGTTCAACAATTTATTAAGAAAAGAAATAACAGTTTAA
- the infC gene encoding translation initiation factor IF-3, translating into MALGRPGFNRGPRPPFKKKEAEHNINQYIKSPEVRLAGDNVEPGIYPLAKALALADELELDLVEISPNAVPPVCRIIDYSKFVYEQKKKQKEIKSNAKQTVIKEIRFGPNTNDHDFQFKLKHAVSFLENGEKVRAYVHFKGRAIVYKEQGEILLLKFAQALEDVGKVELLPKLEGKRMFLTVAPKVAKK; encoded by the coding sequence TTGGCATTAGGAAGACCAGGATTTAACAGGGGACCACGTCCGCCTTTTAAGAAAAAAGAAGCAGAGCATAACATTAATCAGTATATTAAATCGCCCGAAGTGCGTTTAGCTGGCGATAATGTTGAACCGGGGATTTATCCTTTGGCAAAAGCTTTGGCACTTGCTGATGAACTGGAATTGGATTTGGTAGAAATATCTCCAAATGCCGTACCGCCAGTTTGTAGAATTATTGATTACAGTAAATTTGTTTACGAGCAAAAGAAAAAGCAGAAAGAAATTAAATCTAATGCTAAACAAACTGTAATTAAGGAGATTCGTTTTGGTCCTAACACCAACGACCACGATTTCCAGTTTAAATTAAAGCACGCAGTAAGCTTTTTAGAAAACGGTGAGAAAGTTAGGGCTTACGTGCATTTTAAAGGTAGAGCAATTGTTTACAAGGAGCAGGGAGAGATTTTATTGTTAAAATTTGCCCAGGCTTTAGAAGATGTAGGAAAAGTAGAGTTATTACCTAAGTTAGAAGGTAAACGAATGTTCCTTACAGTTGCGCCTAAAGTAGCAAAAAAATAA
- the rpmI gene encoding 50S ribosomal protein L35: MPKMKTNSSAKKRFSLTGTGKIKRNNAYKSHILTKMSTKRKRALGQTSIVSDADMGNVKRMLCIGK; encoded by the coding sequence ATGCCAAAAATGAAAACCAATTCCAGTGCTAAAAAGCGTTTTTCGCTTACTGGAACAGGTAAAATCAAAAGAAACAACGCATACAAAAGTCACATCTTAACAAAGATGAGTACTAAACGTAAACGTGCCTTAGGTCAAACAAGTATCGTATCTGATGCTGATATGGGTAACGTTAAACGTATGCTTTGCATCGGAAAGTAA
- the rplT gene encoding 50S ribosomal protein L20, whose product MPRSVNAVASRRRRKKILNLAKGYWGARSKVYTVAKNTVEKGLQYAYRDRKVKKREFRGLWIQRINAGARQHGISYSQLIGKLASKEIGLNRKVLADLAMNHPEAFKAVIDAVK is encoded by the coding sequence ATGCCACGTTCGGTAAACGCAGTAGCTTCGAGAAGAAGAAGAAAAAAGATCCTTAATTTAGCCAAAGGTTATTGGGGAGCAAGAAGTAAGGTTTATACTGTTGCTAAAAACACAGTAGAAAAAGGTTTGCAATATGCATACCGTGACCGTAAAGTTAAGAAAAGAGAATTCCGCGGATTGTGGATCCAACGTATCAACGCTGGTGCACGTCAACACGGTATTTCTTACTCTCAATTGATCGGTAAACTAGCTTCAAAAGAAATCGGTTTAAACCGTAAAGTATTGGCTGATTTAGCAATGAATCACCCAGAAGCTTTCAAAGCTGTAATTGATGCAGTAAAATAG
- a CDS encoding DUF294 nucleotidyltransferase-like domain-containing protein, translating to MEDKLADQIYTARIGDITFKKIVSCSPGTPIFEAAIKMSEQKTSCLFIKNDQDVYLGFVTDITLRDNVIARQLSANLPIDEVMDTDIVTISPDAYVYEAILMMFSKKSRYLLVNDNGNYVGFLSRNRLLSEQAESPLVFIQSVKSAVNTSDLKLKWQKVPGIVSQLLTRGVHSKIVNEVITTIADTISFKIIEEVIAKLGPPPAKFVFMVLGSEGRKELSLKTDQDNAIIYEDTGEDNRAAVRSYFLDLATQVSDKLNFVGFVYCDGDYMATNPNWTHSLSHWKYNYKNWIEEALPEAAVKFAAFFDCRAIYGDLAIMESLRSFVDEELQKPIEKFYVYLAKNALLYEPPLTYFRNIRTQKIHKKEVFDIKTAMTPIVDLARVYALQNRIFQKENTGERLKALKELGVFSEKQFTELSQSYYYLMGLRLKHQANLIINDQAAPNNFIEIDSLTKIEKVTLIEIFKIILNFQSGIRMRFTNSLG from the coding sequence ATGGAAGATAAACTAGCTGATCAAATTTATACTGCCCGTATTGGAGACATTACTTTCAAAAAGATAGTGAGTTGCAGTCCTGGCACACCTATTTTTGAAGCTGCAATTAAAATGTCTGAACAGAAAACCAGCTGCCTATTTATTAAAAATGATCAGGACGTTTATCTAGGCTTCGTAACCGATATTACTTTAAGAGATAATGTAATTGCCAGACAACTGAGTGCAAATTTGCCGATTGACGAAGTGATGGACACTGATATCGTTACCATAAGTCCTGATGCCTATGTGTATGAGGCGATATTGATGATGTTCAGCAAAAAATCGCGCTACTTACTGGTCAACGACAATGGTAATTACGTAGGTTTTCTAAGCAGGAATCGCCTGTTAAGCGAGCAGGCAGAGTCTCCCTTAGTTTTTATACAATCGGTAAAATCGGCCGTAAATACCAGCGATCTAAAACTAAAATGGCAGAAAGTACCAGGCATAGTTTCTCAGCTGCTGACCAGAGGTGTACATTCTAAAATTGTAAACGAGGTTATTACCACTATTGCCGATACTATTTCTTTTAAAATTATTGAAGAGGTAATTGCCAAATTAGGCCCACCACCTGCAAAATTTGTATTTATGGTTCTGGGTAGCGAAGGGAGAAAAGAGCTTAGTTTAAAAACCGATCAGGACAATGCCATTATTTACGAAGATACCGGAGAAGACAATAGAGCAGCTGTACGTTCTTATTTTCTCGATCTGGCTACCCAAGTGTCTGATAAATTAAATTTTGTGGGTTTTGTATACTGCGATGGTGATTACATGGCCACCAACCCAAACTGGACGCATTCGCTATCGCACTGGAAGTACAATTATAAAAACTGGATAGAAGAGGCTTTACCAGAAGCTGCTGTAAAATTTGCTGCTTTTTTCGATTGCAGGGCAATTTACGGCGATTTAGCAATTATGGAAAGTCTAAGGTCTTTTGTTGATGAGGAGCTACAAAAACCAATCGAAAAATTCTATGTATACCTGGCAAAAAATGCCTTGCTCTACGAACCACCTCTCACTTATTTTAGAAATATCAGAACGCAAAAAATCCATAAAAAAGAGGTTTTTGATATTAAAACAGCCATGACCCCTATTGTAGACTTAGCCAGGGTTTATGCTTTACAAAACAGGATTTTTCAGAAAGAAAATACCGGCGAGCGTTTAAAGGCTTTAAAAGAACTAGGCGTTTTTAGCGAAAAACAATTTACCGAACTTTCGCAATCCTACTATTACCTGATGGGGCTGAGATTAAAACATCAGGCAAACCTCATTATCAATGACCAGGCTGCTCCCAATAACTTTATTGAAATTGATAGTTTGACTAAAATTGAAAAAGTAACACTGATTGAAATCTTTAAAATTATCCTCAATTTTCAAAGCGGAATCAGAATGAGATTTACGAATAGTTTGGGTTAA
- a CDS encoding 3'-5' exonuclease, which translates to MQAYFLVVDTETSGLPKNWTAPYSKEKNWPYIVQIAWIIYDQSYQEIKRENHYIKNTDFTIDKAALKIHKITPEYLDKHGENREKVMLKFSEDIKQYKPLVIGHFIELDYHMVNVELYRIGKENTFKNLTFFCTMKASAPYITNTVISHLKLDKFYTVLFNEVPENIHNALSDTINTAKIFFHLLKTGKISLTSVYHQEHTFNLEKKEEKEFSFKRILQELFNGR; encoded by the coding sequence TTGCAAGCATACTTCCTCGTCGTTGATACCGAAACTTCAGGCCTGCCTAAAAATTGGACGGCACCTTATTCTAAAGAAAAGAACTGGCCCTATATTGTCCAAATTGCCTGGATTATTTATGATCAATCCTATCAGGAAATTAAACGGGAGAATCACTACATTAAAAATACCGATTTCACCATTGATAAGGCTGCATTAAAAATCCATAAAATCACCCCTGAATACCTGGATAAGCACGGTGAAAACAGAGAGAAAGTAATGTTGAAGTTTTCTGAAGATATAAAACAATATAAACCTTTAGTGATCGGGCACTTTATTGAACTTGATTATCATATGGTAAATGTTGAATTATACCGCATCGGAAAAGAAAACACATTTAAAAACCTGACATTTTTCTGTACGATGAAGGCAAGCGCGCCCTATATTACCAATACGGTGATCAGTCATTTAAAACTGGATAAATTTTATACCGTTTTATTTAATGAAGTACCCGAAAATATCCATAATGCTCTATCTGATACGATAAACACAGCAAAGATTTTCTTTCATCTTCTAAAAACAGGGAAAATTAGCTTAACTTCAGTGTACCATCAAGAACATACTTTTAACCTGGAGAAGAAAGAGGAAAAAGAATTTTCGTTTAAAAGAATTTTACAGGAACTTTTTAATGGAAGATAA
- a CDS encoding MIP/aquaporin family protein, translated as MNVYLAEFIGTALMILLGNGVVANVVLKGTKGNNSGWIVITTAWALAVFVGVVVTGPYSGAHLNPAVTLGLAIGKGFSWALVPFYIMAQLAGAMTGSFLVWLIYKDHFDATDDQGLKAAPFATAPAIRNISSNLLSEIIGTFVLIFVIFYFTDASMGTKETVTTPIGLGSIGAIPVAFLVWVIGLGLGGTTGYAINPARDLGPRIVHFLIPMKGKGSSDWSYAWIPIIGPIIGSVLAAVAFLLISK; from the coding sequence ATGAACGTATATCTCGCGGAATTTATTGGTACCGCTTTAATGATTCTCTTAGGGAATGGTGTAGTGGCAAACGTAGTGTTAAAGGGCACCAAAGGCAATAACAGTGGCTGGATTGTGATTACAACGGCTTGGGCACTTGCCGTATTTGTAGGAGTTGTTGTTACTGGCCCTTATAGCGGTGCACACTTAAATCCAGCTGTAACCCTCGGACTTGCTATTGGAAAAGGTTTTAGCTGGGCATTGGTTCCATTTTACATCATGGCGCAGTTAGCTGGTGCAATGACAGGATCTTTTTTGGTCTGGCTCATTTACAAAGATCATTTTGACGCCACTGACGATCAGGGTTTAAAGGCCGCTCCTTTTGCAACCGCTCCTGCCATCAGAAATATCTCCTCAAATCTGTTATCAGAAATTATAGGCACGTTCGTTTTAATATTTGTGATTTTCTATTTTACAGATGCCAGTATGGGCACGAAAGAAACCGTTACCACTCCTATTGGCTTAGGCTCAATTGGAGCAATTCCGGTAGCATTTTTAGTATGGGTAATTGGTTTGGGTTTGGGGGGAACAACCGGATATGCCATAAATCCGGCAAGAGATTTAGGACCACGGATTGTTCACTTTTTAATCCCAATGAAAGGAAAAGGAAGTAGTGACTGGAGTTATGCCTGGATACCAATTATTGGTCCGATAATAGGCTCCGTATTAGCCGCAGTAGCATTTTTACTGATCAGTAAATAA
- the glpK gene encoding glycerol kinase GlpK, giving the protein MSRYILSIDQGTTSSRAIIFNHDGEIIAIAQKEFTQIYPKAGWVEHDPMEIWSTQLAVVTEVIVKASLTVHDISAIGITNQRETTVVWDKETGMPIYNAIVWQDRRTSAYCDEIKANGLAGKIQEKTGLIIDAYFSATKARWILENVEGAREKAEADKLAFGTIDTWLIWKLTAGEKHVTDVTNASRTMLYNIHTLSWDEELLELFSIPKAMLPEVKSSSEVYGETAGRILAAKIPIAGIAGDQQSALFGQMCTEIGMVKNTYGTGCFMLMNIGEKPKISANNLLTTIAWQINGQVNYALEGSIFIGGAVVQWLRDEMGFISRSADVETLAKKVKDTDGVYVVPAFAGLGAPHWDQHARGTITGLTRGTNKSHIARAALESIAYQTMDVLKAMEADAGVNITELRVDGGATANDLLMQFQADLLNCKVIRPDVTEVTAIGAAYLAGLAIGFWESIDQIRSQWKINRTFVAEEGIDNIERIKGWNRAVKAARVNAEG; this is encoded by the coding sequence ATGAGCAGATACATCTTGTCTATCGATCAGGGAACCACAAGTTCGAGAGCCATTATTTTTAACCATGACGGTGAAATTATTGCCATTGCGCAAAAAGAATTCACGCAGATTTATCCCAAAGCCGGATGGGTGGAACATGATCCGATGGAAATATGGTCGACACAATTAGCCGTTGTTACCGAAGTAATTGTGAAAGCCAGTCTAACTGTACACGATATTTCCGCCATAGGTATTACCAATCAGCGCGAAACCACAGTAGTTTGGGATAAAGAAACCGGAATGCCCATTTATAATGCTATTGTTTGGCAAGACAGGCGTACTTCTGCCTATTGCGACGAAATTAAAGCCAATGGTCTGGCGGGTAAAATCCAGGAGAAAACAGGCCTCATTATCGATGCTTATTTTTCTGCAACCAAAGCCCGGTGGATTTTGGAAAATGTAGAAGGTGCACGCGAAAAGGCTGAAGCAGACAAACTGGCTTTCGGCACCATAGACACCTGGTTGATCTGGAAATTGACAGCAGGCGAAAAACATGTTACTGATGTAACCAACGCCTCACGTACCATGCTTTATAACATCCACACCTTGAGTTGGGATGAAGAACTACTCGAATTATTTTCCATTCCAAAAGCAATGCTGCCGGAGGTAAAATCATCAAGCGAGGTTTATGGCGAAACCGCCGGAAGAATACTGGCGGCTAAAATCCCAATTGCAGGTATAGCGGGCGATCAGCAATCGGCACTTTTCGGTCAGATGTGTACCGAAATCGGCATGGTAAAAAATACGTACGGCACAGGTTGTTTCATGCTGATGAATATTGGAGAAAAGCCAAAAATTTCTGCCAATAACTTGTTAACCACTATCGCCTGGCAGATTAACGGCCAGGTAAATTATGCGCTTGAAGGAAGCATTTTTATAGGTGGTGCAGTTGTACAATGGCTTAGGGACGAAATGGGCTTTATTTCAAGGTCTGCAGATGTAGAAACCCTCGCCAAAAAGGTAAAAGATACCGATGGTGTATATGTAGTGCCCGCTTTTGCAGGTTTAGGCGCACCACATTGGGATCAGCATGCCCGCGGAACGATAACCGGATTAACACGCGGAACAAATAAATCGCACATTGCAAGGGCCGCTTTAGAAAGCATTGCTTACCAAACCATGGATGTATTGAAGGCCATGGAGGCCGATGCAGGTGTAAATATTACCGAACTCCGTGTAGATGGCGGTGCTACGGCCAACGATTTATTAATGCAGTTTCAGGCCGATCTGTTAAACTGTAAAGTAATCAGACCAGATGTAACAGAGGTTACCGCCATTGGCGCTGCGTATCTGGCCGGATTGGCTATCGGTTTCTGGGAAAGTATTGATCAGATCCGTTCGCAATGGAAAATTAACAGAACCTTTGTTGCTGAGGAAGGAATTGATAACATTGAAAGAATAAAAGGCTGGAATAGGGCAGTAAAAGCAGCCAGAGTTAATGCAGAGGGCTAA
- a CDS encoding glycerol-3-phosphate dehydrogenase/oxidase, whose amino-acid sequence MKRLHQPLVAENINWDLIIIGGGATGLGTALDAASRGYKTLLVEQADYAKGTSSRSTKLVHGGVRYLAQGDIGLVRHALKERGLLQQNAKHLVHKEAFLIPCYDWFSIIKYLTGLTLYDWLAGKYSFGKSEFFSKKETLSMMPGIKEKGLKGSIRYYDGKFDDARLAINIAQTAIEKGATLLNYTKVTGLLKNGETVTGIETEDTITGLKARFKGKVVINATGVFVDDILHMNNPDSKKMVRPSQGVHVVLEKSFLNSESALMIPKTSDGRVLFAVPWHNHLLVGTTDTPLDEHSLEPRALKEEVDFIMSTAASYFNRTPLEKDILSVFSGLRPLAAPTNGDGNSTKEISRDHKLIVSAKGLITITGGKWTTYRRMAEETVDLAISHAGLEPKACVTENLSIHGSQMIKEDHHLSIYGSDRDKIEALIKQNPSLGQQLHPSFPFVEAEVVWSARNEMAETVEDILSRRLRILFFDAQAAKDMAPRVASLLAKELSADENWEAGQIETFNKLADGYIYHSAPEIAESALAH is encoded by the coding sequence ATGAAAAGATTACATCAGCCGCTGGTAGCAGAAAACATAAATTGGGACTTGATCATCATTGGTGGCGGGGCAACGGGCCTGGGCACAGCGCTTGATGCGGCCAGCCGTGGTTACAAAACCTTATTGGTAGAACAGGCTGATTATGCAAAAGGAACATCGAGTCGGAGCACAAAACTGGTGCACGGAGGCGTACGCTACCTGGCCCAGGGAGATATTGGGCTGGTAAGGCATGCCCTTAAAGAACGTGGATTATTACAACAGAATGCTAAACATTTAGTACATAAAGAAGCGTTCCTCATCCCATGCTACGATTGGTTTTCCATTATAAAATATTTAACAGGACTTACACTGTACGATTGGCTGGCAGGAAAATATAGTTTCGGAAAATCTGAATTTTTCTCTAAAAAAGAAACCTTAAGTATGATGCCTGGCATCAAAGAGAAGGGATTGAAAGGAAGCATCAGGTATTATGACGGAAAGTTTGATGATGCCCGTTTAGCCATCAATATCGCTCAAACAGCCATTGAGAAAGGTGCTACATTATTAAATTACACCAAAGTAACCGGTTTATTAAAAAATGGCGAAACCGTTACGGGAATTGAAACAGAGGATACCATCACAGGCTTAAAAGCACGGTTTAAGGGCAAAGTAGTGATTAATGCCACAGGTGTTTTTGTAGATGATATCCTGCACATGAACAATCCAGATTCGAAAAAGATGGTACGCCCCAGTCAGGGTGTGCATGTGGTATTAGAAAAAAGCTTTTTAAACAGCGAATCGGCATTAATGATCCCGAAAACTTCTGATGGGCGCGTATTGTTTGCGGTTCCCTGGCATAATCATTTGCTGGTAGGCACCACTGATACCCCATTAGATGAACACAGCCTTGAGCCACGGGCTTTAAAAGAAGAAGTAGATTTTATTATGAGTACTGCGGCAAGCTATTTTAACCGCACGCCCCTTGAAAAAGATATCTTAAGCGTATTCTCAGGTCTGCGCCCATTGGCCGCTCCTACCAATGGTGATGGAAATAGTACCAAAGAAATCAGCAGAGATCATAAACTGATTGTTTCTGCAAAAGGATTAATTACCATAACCGGTGGTAAATGGACTACCTATCGCCGAATGGCTGAAGAAACTGTTGATTTGGCCATTAGCCATGCAGGTTTAGAACCGAAAGCATGTGTAACTGAAAATCTCAGTATCCATGGAAGCCAAATGATTAAAGAAGATCATCATTTATCGATATATGGATCAGACCGTGATAAAATTGAGGCTTTAATCAAACAAAATCCAAGTCTCGGACAGCAGTTACATCCATCTTTTCCTTTTGTAGAGGCCGAAGTAGTTTGGTCGGCAAGGAATGAAATGGCAGAAACCGTAGAGGATATTTTAAGCAGAAGGCTTAGAATATTATTTTTCGATGCACAGGCTGCAAAGGATATGGCGCCACGGGTAGCCTCCCTCCTGGCCAAAGAATTATCGGCAGATGAAAACTGGGAGGCCGGTCAAATTGAAACTTTTAATAAATTAGCAGATGGTTATATCTATCATTCAGCACCTGAAATAGCTGAATCAGCTTTAGCCCATTAA